A window of Castanea sativa cultivar Marrone di Chiusa Pesio chromosome 1, ASM4071231v1 contains these coding sequences:
- the LOC142634732 gene encoding uncharacterized protein LOC142634732, producing the protein MWPEELPSVLWTYRMTARTPIGETSFQLAYGSEAVIPAKVGLTSYRVMNHDEGKNDEAMRLQLDMVDEVRATAEQRLALYQNLMARHYNSRVKCRDFQIGDLVLGKVTSATKDPSQGKLGPTWEGPYRITSWHKKGTYHLETLDGKKLRHPWNAEHLKKYYQ; encoded by the coding sequence ATGTGGCCGGAAGAATTGCCAAGCGTACTGTGGACGTACAGGATGACAGCAAGGACACCTATAGGAGAGACATCGTTTCAGCTCGCGTATGGAAGCGAGGCGGTCATCCCAGCTAAGGTAGGACTCACAAGCTACAGAGTAATGAACCATGATGAAGGGAAAAACGATGAGGCAATGCGCCTGCAGCTTGATATGGTAGATGAAGTGAGAGCAACGGCTGAACAAAGGTTAGCACTGTACCAGAACCTTATGGCTAGacactacaactcccgagtgAAATGCAGGGACTTCCAAATAGGAGACCTCGTCTTGGGAAAAGTAACAAGCGCAACCAAAGATCCCTCTCAAGGGAAGTTGGGACCTacttgggaaggaccatacagaaTAACATCATGGCATAAGAAAGGCACCTACCACCTTGAGACACTGGACGGAAAAAAGCTACGCCACCCATGGAACgcagagcacctgaagaagtactaccaatag